The Prevotella fusca JCM 17724 genome includes a window with the following:
- the tssD gene encoding type VI secretion system tube protein TssD, producing the protein MGSFRATLELGGKEYDVLYSNYEFSRNTDSKGKPSSSISGGRVSVTVESTDDTTAIEAMLNSQFKAVEGKIVYKKTEEDAKMKEICFKNAYIVHYKETLNVENETPMTIAMTFSAETITVGNAELDNRWPRT; encoded by the coding sequence ATGGGTTCATTCAGAGCAACATTGGAATTGGGTGGCAAGGAGTACGACGTACTCTATTCCAACTACGAGTTCAGCCGCAACACTGACAGCAAGGGCAAGCCTTCATCAAGCATCTCGGGCGGCCGCGTAAGCGTGACGGTAGAGTCAACGGACGACACGACGGCCATCGAGGCCATGCTCAACAGCCAGTTCAAGGCCGTCGAGGGCAAGATCGTCTACAAGAAGACCGAGGAGGACGCGAAGATGAAGGAGATCTGCTTCAAGAATGCGTACATCGTCCACTACAAGGAGACGCTGAACGTTGAGAACGAGACTCCCATGACCATCGCGATGACCTTCTCTGCGGAGACCATCACGGTGGGCAATGCGGAGCTTGACAACCGCTGGCCACGCACATAA
- a CDS encoding very short patch repair endonuclease: MDTLSKQQRHNNMASIKGKNTKPEMIVRRYLWHSGFRYRVNNPRLPGHPDIVLRKYRTCIFVNGCFWHGHEGCRHYVVPKTNTDFWVRKIMRNKERDKETQQQLARMGWHCITVWECELKKDRREQTLASLAFTLNHIYLKDRSILYQVPEEETGMCIAAEPEGEY; this comes from the coding sequence ATGGACACTCTGTCAAAACAACAACGTCATAACAACATGGCATCCATCAAGGGCAAGAATACCAAGCCCGAAATGATTGTCAGACGATACTTGTGGCACTCTGGTTTTCGGTATAGGGTGAATAACCCACGCCTGCCGGGACACCCCGACATCGTCTTACGTAAGTACAGAACCTGTATCTTCGTAAACGGTTGCTTCTGGCATGGGCATGAAGGATGCAGACATTATGTTGTCCCCAAGACCAATACCGACTTCTGGGTGAGGAAGATTATGCGCAACAAGGAACGGGACAAGGAAACCCAACAGCAGCTTGCACGGATGGGCTGGCATTGCATCACGGTATGGGAGTGCGAACTGAAGAAAGACAGGCGTGAACAGACCTTGGCATCACTGGCTTTTACGCTCAACCATATCTATCTGAAAGACCGCTCCATACTTTATCAAGTTCCCGAAGAGGAAACAGGAATGTGTATTGCCGCTGAACCAGAGGGAGAGTATTAG
- a CDS encoding nucleoside deaminase, protein MTKEELMRRAIELSAESVRNGGGPFGAVIARNGEIIAEGSNGVTIYNDPTAHAEVSTIRKACQKLNTFDLTGCEIYTSCEPCPMCFGAIYWAHLDKIYYANDRKDAAEIGFDDDFIYQEIEVKPQYRRKPSEILLRNEAIKVFEQWTAKTDKTEY, encoded by the coding sequence ATGACAAAAGAAGAATTGATGCGGAGAGCAATTGAACTCTCTGCCGAAAGTGTACGCAATGGCGGCGGTCCGTTTGGAGCTGTTATTGCCCGTAACGGCGAAATCATTGCTGAGGGAAGCAATGGAGTGACGATTTACAATGATCCGACAGCTCATGCCGAGGTCTCTACTATCCGTAAGGCATGTCAGAAGCTGAACACCTTTGACCTCACAGGTTGTGAAATCTATACCTCCTGTGAGCCTTGTCCGATGTGTTTCGGTGCAATCTATTGGGCACACCTCGACAAGATTTACTATGCCAACGACCGCAAGGATGCTGCTGAAATTGGGTTCGATGATGATTTCATCTATCAGGAGATTGAGGTAAAACCGCAATATCGCAGAAAACCATCAGAAATCCTTTTGCGTAATGAGGCGATTAAGGTTTTTGAACAATGGACTGCAAAGACTGATAAAACTGAATATTGA
- a CDS encoding HD domain-containing protein — protein MQQPNLEIMTFVEQQILPRYNAFGKSHGLGHVQRVIRSSLALAAVTGADVNMVYVIAAYHDLGMAGPRAIHHITSGKILIADARLRKWFSAEQIKIMKEAVEDHRASSSRTPRSIYGKIVAEADRDLEPEVVFSRAILFGIENYPEKNDEQMWERFRDHMKEKYGRAGYLKLWIPGSPNARNLEAIRKTIDNESELRKAFDRIYKQIRE, from the coding sequence ATGCAACAACCCAACCTTGAAATAATGACCTTTGTGGAGCAACAGATTCTCCCACGCTATAACGCTTTTGGTAAGAGTCACGGACTCGGACATGTCCAGCGTGTCATAAGAAGTTCGCTTGCTTTGGCAGCTGTGACGGGTGCTGATGTGAATATGGTGTATGTCATTGCCGCCTATCACGACCTTGGCATGGCAGGACCACGTGCCATCCATCATATAACCAGCGGAAAGATTCTCATTGCTGATGCACGACTGAGAAAATGGTTCTCTGCCGAACAGATAAAGATAATGAAGGAAGCCGTTGAGGATCATCGAGCCAGCAGTTCACGCACACCACGCAGCATATATGGAAAGATAGTAGCTGAGGCTGACCGTGACCTTGAGCCTGAGGTGGTGTTCTCACGTGCCATTCTCTTTGGTATTGAGAACTATCCCGAGAAGAATGATGAACAGATGTGGGAGCGGTTCCGTGACCATATGAAGGAGAAATATGGACGGGCAGGCTATCTGAAACTCTGGATACCGGGCTCTCCGAATGCCCGAAATCTTGAAGCAATCCGTAAGACGATAGATAATGAGTCGGAATTACGCAAAGCCTTCGACCGCATTTATAAGCAGATACGTGAATAA
- the menA gene encoding 1,4-dihydroxy-2-naphthoate octaprenyltransferase, translating into MISENDNIKTNSLAAWILAARPKTLTGAMVPVMIGAAWAWKISGGENFRIVPAILCFLFAFLMQIDSNFINDYFDCVKGNDDHTTRLGPKRACSEGWITLPAMRIGLVFTSLLACLVGLPLIFFGGWKMILVGVVCVVFAFLYTTYFSYLGLGDLLVLVFFGIVPVVFTTYVILPDHSQALCLKVIMSGVICGLVIDTLLVVNNYRDRDNDKRDGKITLIVRIGEEEAEKLYTALGLMSYLQMACILFLGEKQDTLFVIFLCFIFAPYGILHYKTAMLMKKIKKGKELNLILAHTARNMLLYGIATTIAIVSS; encoded by the coding sequence TTGATTTCTGAGAACGATAACATAAAGACTAACAGTCTTGCCGCATGGATACTTGCTGCGCGTCCGAAGACGCTCACTGGTGCAATGGTACCCGTGATGATAGGTGCTGCGTGGGCTTGGAAGATAAGTGGCGGGGAGAACTTCCGGATTGTCCCTGCCATTCTTTGTTTCCTGTTTGCTTTTCTGATGCAGATTGATTCCAACTTCATCAATGATTACTTCGATTGCGTGAAGGGGAACGATGACCATACCACCCGGTTAGGTCCGAAGCGGGCTTGTTCAGAAGGTTGGATAACACTTCCTGCCATGCGTATTGGACTCGTATTCACCTCGTTGTTGGCTTGTCTTGTTGGTTTGCCACTCATTTTCTTTGGTGGTTGGAAGATGATACTTGTAGGAGTAGTCTGTGTTGTTTTTGCTTTTCTCTACACAACATACTTCTCTTACCTTGGATTGGGCGACCTCCTGGTACTTGTGTTCTTTGGCATTGTACCAGTTGTTTTCACCACATACGTTATTCTTCCCGACCATTCGCAGGCGTTATGTCTGAAGGTTATTATGTCAGGTGTCATCTGTGGCTTGGTGATTGATACACTGCTTGTCGTCAATAACTATCGTGACAGGGACAATGATAAACGTGATGGAAAGATTACGCTCATTGTACGAATAGGCGAGGAAGAAGCTGAAAAACTATATACAGCCTTAGGTCTTATGTCTTATCTTCAGATGGCGTGCATCCTTTTTTTAGGAGAAAAGCAAGATACTCTCTTCGTGATATTCTTGTGTTTCATCTTTGCACCTTATGGAATCCTTCATTACAAGACGGCAATGTTGATGAAGAAGATAAAGAAAGGTAAGGAGCTGAATCTCATCCTGGCACATACAGCCCGCAATATGCTGCTCTATGGCATAGCAACCACGATTGCAATAGTTAGCTCATAA
- a CDS encoding putative porin encodes MKRFAFLFALLVLVGNAAMAQSDDPSTVDDGTFSAEDYRNNRHSGRSDSIQSQHKEIPRGLKVWTVDERFGDRKPAVPDTLSYMYMNSGLNTGLRGEYNTLGNLGAPRQNRIFIDRRQASEFFFLDPYDMFIVQPGDFQFTSTLSPITILSYNTAGNRNNGEDRFKALFAVNAGKKWGFGFKFDYLYGRGYYSNQSTSLFNYSMWGSYLGERYQAHLLISLNHQKVAENGGIANDAYITHPESFRDNYSEDEIPTILKQNWNRNDNQHVFFNHRYSLGFFRKVPMTEEEIKAKQFALKSQKAQEAQQAKEKARRRAKANGEQFDEEAYDKEKRSAGRPDDAAIAGDVSQVKAVADSVKASDRMTVNLEDSVQMANLKKQDALAKDSTQKWMKDEYVPVTSFIHTVRFDNYRRTYQAYNTPTDFYAQNYFNYGTAANDSIFDRTKHWSLKNTFAVALLEGFNKWAKAGLKAFVSYELRHYALPSMITPGGSTVALYNGDQTWNQHDVSVGGQLLKTQGKAFHYDISAEAWLAGNRAGQFHLDGHADLGFPLLGDTVQLAATAFLHRSAVSFYMTQFYGKHYWWDNNLDQQIHSRILGEFSLKKTRTRMRVGYDVIKNYTYFGIQNDRVKSGDNYLVQHNDLNVRQTGSPVNLLTLQLQQDFRLGILNWQNVLTLQKSSKEDILPVPTFNAYSNLFVRFKIARVLDVDLGVDGRYFTSYYAPEYIPGIGAFGIQETEASRTKIGNYPLLDAYANFRLQHTRFFIMFTHVNYDDGGKYFFTPHYPLNQRILRFGISWNFFN; translated from the coding sequence ATGAAGAGATTTGCCTTCTTGTTTGCCCTGCTTGTGTTAGTGGGCAATGCTGCTATGGCGCAGAGCGATGACCCCTCTACGGTTGATGATGGTACATTCTCTGCTGAAGATTATAGGAACAATCGCCATTCTGGACGTTCGGATTCTATACAAAGTCAGCACAAGGAGATACCACGTGGACTGAAAGTGTGGACGGTTGATGAGCGTTTCGGTGACCGCAAGCCTGCTGTTCCCGATACGTTGTCGTATATGTATATGAACTCGGGGCTTAACACGGGATTGAGAGGAGAGTATAATACGCTGGGAAACCTTGGCGCACCACGTCAAAACCGAATCTTCATAGACCGTCGTCAGGCATCGGAGTTCTTCTTCCTTGATCCGTATGATATGTTTATCGTACAGCCGGGCGACTTCCAGTTTACTTCAACACTTTCTCCAATTACCATTCTTTCCTATAATACTGCTGGTAACAGGAACAACGGCGAAGACCGTTTCAAGGCACTCTTTGCAGTGAATGCAGGTAAGAAGTGGGGCTTCGGCTTTAAGTTTGATTATCTGTACGGACGTGGATATTACAGTAACCAGAGTACTTCCCTCTTCAATTATTCTATGTGGGGAAGTTATTTGGGGGAGCGTTACCAGGCACATTTGCTCATTTCTCTGAATCATCAGAAGGTGGCAGAGAATGGAGGTATTGCCAATGATGCCTATATCACGCATCCCGAGTCGTTCCGTGATAATTACAGTGAGGACGAAATTCCGACCATCTTGAAGCAGAACTGGAACAGAAATGACAATCAGCATGTCTTCTTCAATCATCGTTACAGCCTCGGCTTCTTCCGTAAAGTGCCAATGACAGAAGAGGAAATCAAGGCAAAGCAGTTTGCACTTAAATCCCAGAAAGCACAGGAAGCGCAGCAGGCAAAGGAGAAAGCCCGCCGCCGTGCAAAGGCGAATGGTGAGCAGTTTGACGAAGAAGCATACGATAAAGAAAAGCGTTCGGCTGGTCGTCCTGATGATGCTGCCATTGCTGGTGATGTGTCTCAGGTCAAGGCTGTTGCGGACAGTGTCAAGGCAAGTGACCGTATGACTGTTAATCTTGAGGATTCTGTACAGATGGCTAATCTCAAGAAGCAGGACGCACTGGCAAAGGATTCTACACAGAAATGGATGAAGGATGAGTATGTTCCAGTAACGAGTTTCATCCATACTGTACGTTTTGACAATTATCGTCGTACTTATCAGGCTTACAATACACCGACGGATTTCTACGCACAGAATTACTTTAATTATGGTACTGCAGCCAACGATTCTATCTTTGACCGAACTAAGCACTGGTCATTGAAGAATACCTTTGCAGTTGCCTTGCTGGAAGGATTTAACAAGTGGGCAAAAGCCGGACTTAAGGCGTTTGTCTCTTATGAACTGCGTCATTATGCACTTCCGTCAATGATAACGCCAGGTGGTTCTACTGTAGCCTTGTATAATGGGGATCAGACGTGGAACCAGCACGATGTCTCTGTGGGTGGACAGCTGTTGAAGACACAAGGAAAGGCGTTCCATTATGACATCAGTGCTGAGGCGTGGTTAGCAGGCAACAGGGCTGGACAGTTCCATCTTGATGGTCATGCTGACCTTGGTTTTCCGCTCTTGGGTGACACGGTTCAGTTAGCAGCTACGGCGTTCCTGCATCGTTCTGCTGTATCGTTCTATATGACCCAGTTCTATGGAAAGCATTACTGGTGGGACAACAACCTTGACCAGCAGATACATTCCCGCATCCTTGGTGAGTTCTCTTTGAAGAAGACTCGCACCCGAATGCGTGTGGGCTATGATGTTATCAAGAACTACACTTACTTCGGAATACAGAACGACCGTGTGAAAAGCGGTGATAACTACCTTGTACAGCATAATGACTTGAATGTCCGTCAGACTGGTAGTCCTGTCAACTTGCTTACATTACAGCTCCAGCAGGACTTCCGTCTGGGTATTCTTAACTGGCAGAATGTGCTGACCTTGCAGAAGTCAAGCAAGGAGGACATACTCCCAGTGCCTACCTTCAATGCCTATAGCAACCTGTTTGTTCGGTTCAAGATAGCACGTGTGCTTGATGTTGACCTTGGTGTTGACGGTCGTTACTTCACGAGTTATTATGCGCCAGAGTATATACCGGGTATCGGTGCTTTTGGTATACAGGAGACTGAAGCAAGCCGTACAAAGATTGGCAACTACCCACTTCTTGATGCTTATGCCAACTTCCGTCTCCAGCACACTCGTTTCTTTATAATGTTCACGCATGTGAACTATGATGACGGAGGCAAGTATTTCTTCACGCCTCACTATCCGTTGAACCAGCGTATATTAAGGTTTGGTATCAGCTGGAACTTCTTTAACTAA